Below is a genomic region from Catenuloplanes atrovinosus.
GTGAACGAGCAGCGCACCGCCTACGGCCTGGACGCCGTCGACGGCGGATATCTGCTGGTCAGCCGCCGCAGCACACCCGAGGTCGGCACGTTCCGGCTCGTCGAGCGGAACGGCCGGGTCAGCTACCGCCCGGTCGACCGCCTGACGCTCCCGGCCGAGTTCACGCTGCCCGACGGCACGCACTGGGCGCCCTGCACCGACCCGGGCGACGGCCCGCAGGTCGAGGGCGTGGTGGTCGACGCGGAGAACCGCACGGCCTACCTAGCGCAGGAGGACGTGGCGCTCTGGCGGGTGCCGATCCGCGACGGCCGCTTCACGGGCCGGCCGGCCATGGTGGAGCGGGTGCGCGAGTTTGGCATCCCGGCCACCTACGACGAGGCGACCGAGGAGTGCGTGGTCGACTACGGCGCGGACCCGGGCTTCGGCGGCCGGATCGCCGCGGACGTGGAGGGCCTGACCATCCTGCCGACCGGCCGGACCGGCGGCACGCTGCTGGTCTCCAGCCAGGGCGACGACACGTTCTACACGTACGACCGGCGCTCGAACCGGCCGATCGGGCACTTCGCCGTGGTCGACGGCCCGCGCGTGGACGGCTCGCAGGAGTGCGACGGCGCGGCCGTGACGCCCACGCCGCTGCCCGGCTTCCCCGGCGGGCTGCTGGTGGTGCACGACGGTCAGAACACGCCGGGCGACGGCGACCGGCCGAACACGAACTTCAAGTTCCTCGATGCGGGATTCCTGTACTGACCCTCACCAGCGGCCGTTCGGTTGCCCGCCGGACGGCCGTGGTGAACGTTTTCACACGTGCTTGTATCGGCTCTGAAACACTGGCGCATACTGGCCCCGACCGGTACCTACCCTTCGAGGACTGGATCGCTGACATGGCCGCATCGATGCGCCGCCCGTCCGCCGTCACCGCGCGGACGCCGAACCCCACGCTGACCGTCGGGATCGTCGGCGCCGGCCGGGTGGGCGCCACGCTCGGCGCCGCGCTGACCGCGGCCGGGCACCGGGTGATCGCCGCCTCCGGCACCTCCGACGCCACCACCGAGCGGATCGACCGGATGCTGCCGGACACCGCCCACCTGCCACCCACCCGGGTCGCCCGCGCGGCCACCGACCTGCTGCTGGTCGCGGTGCCGGACGACGCGCTGGCGGCCGTGGTGCGCGGCCTCGCGGACGAGGGCGCGCTGCGGCCCGGCCAGGTCGTCGCGCACACGTCCGGCGCGCACGGGCTCACGCCGCTGCATCCGGCCGTCGCGCGCGGCGCCCGCCCGCTGGCGCTGCACCCGGCGATGACGTTCACCGGCCGGCCGGACGACCTGGCCCGGCTGCACGGCATCTCGTACGGCGTGACCGCCCGCGCGGACGTCCGTCCGTTCGCCGCCCGCCTGGTCGAGCAGCTCGGCGGCGCGGTCGAGTGGATCCGGGACGGCGACCGCGCGCTCTACCACGCCTCGCTCGCGCACGGGGCGAACCACCTGATCACGCTGGTCAACGACGCGCTGGACCGGCTGCGCGACGCGGGTGTGCTGCACCCGGAGCGGGTGCTGG
It encodes:
- a CDS encoding phytase, whose product is MRAPSLRFIGAALAVPTLLLTTTANPAAAHGPRPVEKVVPAVETPALYDDEAGGDADADDPAIWVHPADRARFRKGATAQSRGSATALSRVIATALSRVIATAKNGGLRVYDLRGRELQSIATPPAPGPDDEAGRFNNVDIVEDFRLGGRTVDLAAVSDRGRDQLRFYAIDERTGLLTDVTAADVPFAFNATQAEVNEQRTAYGLDAVDGGYLLVSRRSTPEVGTFRLVERNGRVSYRPVDRLTLPAEFTLPDGTHWAPCTDPGDGPQVEGVVVDAENRTAYLAQEDVALWRVPIRDGRFTGRPAMVERVREFGIPATYDEATEECVVDYGADPGFGGRIAADVEGLTILPTGRTGGTLLVSSQGDDTFYTYDRRSNRPIGHFAVVDGPRVDGSQECDGAAVTPTPLPGFPGGLLVVHDGQNTPGDGDRPNTNFKFLDAGFLY
- a CDS encoding Rossmann-like and DUF2520 domain-containing protein, which produces MAASMRRPSAVTARTPNPTLTVGIVGAGRVGATLGAALTAAGHRVIAASGTSDATTERIDRMLPDTAHLPPTRVARAATDLLLVAVPDDALAAVVRGLADEGALRPGQVVAHTSGAHGLTPLHPAVARGARPLALHPAMTFTGRPDDLARLHGISYGVTARADVRPFAARLVEQLGGAVEWIRDGDRALYHASLAHGANHLITLVNDALDRLRDAGVLHPERVLAPLLRASLENALAFGDAALTGPVSRGDAGTVARHLAELTEVAPESVPAYRALARRTADRAISAGRLRPVDAEPLLDVLADAREGTPHDDL